The window TAGACACCCCGAAGCAAAATTCCAGTTAGACTTCAGCGTCTCTTACAACCATCAGCACTTACTAGGGCATTATCAATATTTAAATGTAGGTTTATCACATTTATGTCTTCCATGTGGTTGGTAGTAAATTACAATTTAGACCGTGTAAATAACGAAAGGGATTGGCTTCGAAGAGCAGACGGTTGAATCGATGTAAGAGGTATACGTAAGTCCTCTGAAAAAGAACAAAAGCTACAGAAATCCGACCATATCGGGCAGGATAAAAAAGGAGCATATAAACGGGAAATTAAATGTAGCCTACGCTTCAATATGGAATACTGGTGTTTAAAAGAGAACAGAAGTTAATCGAAGAAGGCTGGAAAGGTAAATTTAAGTATCTAAAAATTCAGCTTTTAATGCATTATCCACATTTACCATCAGTGTAAAGGAGGCGTTATAGATCGGAATTTTACCCGACAAGAAATGAAGGATGAGAAATGCTGAAGTAGCAATACTGTAAGACATCTGCAGCTTCTTGACACTCAGTTGAGCCCCTCACCCAACCCCTGCTGATGGACTGAAAAGCTATGTAATTAAATTTCTCTACAATTATAATGCTTTTTAAGAGACAATCCTGTATACATCACTGTTCTCAAGAAATCTTCCAATTCGACACAATAACAGAAACAATCCTGTTAAACTGCCCATAAAATTGTATAGGTTAAGTAAACACAACCTCATAGCAGCGAACAGCAAACTCCCTGCCTTCTGCATTAATACCTAACATCAGCATATGTAAAAATCATCTCCAAAAAGGCTAAATACATAAGAATAGAGCATATGCCTATACATTGTGTCACCAGCTAAAATGATCAGCCTATTTACCGGTACTTGATGTTCTTGTATAGGTCCCACATTAACAGGGTAATTTAATTCCAAGTCCTACTAAAGACAGGCTATATAAGGCATTTTTTACAATCTGCATTAGAATTTAAAATGCAGCCTAAGAACCAGTAGCTAAAGAAACTTAAAACTCATAAGGTATTTCTCAAGTAACCCAGAAGTTTACTTACTCCTCAAATTGAAGAAATAATTTCAGAGTTgagaaaattataaatgttttCACTGATAAAGTAGCATTGAGTTGCACAAGAATATTTTTTTTCTTATGATAGGAGAAGAGAATAACTACCTAAGGCCTAGTCTGAAAAAACAGCACAAACAAAACAGTCCTTTAATCATACCTCAAATTATCACACACTGTACTCAACAAGCAAGTACCATAATTTAAAGGAAAGTTATCATAAAACCTTAGGGTAATAAATTATAAAAGTTATTCATATTATGCAACTATCTCTTACATGGAAAACTTAGGTCTAAAGGAATCAGAAGAAAAACAACTTAAATAGTCCTCACCTTCAAGTTCCACGACCTTTCCAGCTCTCTTCAGGGCCTTGACAGCTTCGTCGTGAGTGGCATCCCGCAAATCCTCTCCATTCACAGACAATATTGCATCTCCAACATAAAGTTGTTCTGTCTGGTCTGCAGCCATGCCTTTAAATATCTTAGAGATGAGAATTGGCATCTTGTTTTCCTTACCACCCTTGATAGATATCCCTAGACCATTGTTATCAGATTTTACCACTCTCACAAGACGTTTCTGGTTAGCTACTGATTCTGGAACATCCACAGCATCCAGCAGACCAGTCCCAGAAtcaatgttattgttattgttgttgttattcagACTCCCATTGAGAGCAGTTGAATTTTCATAGCTCTCATCTAGGCTGATGCTTAAATAATCATCCTCTAATGTCACAAACACTCGATACCACTGTCCACGTACATGCGTCTCTAACACACCTGATCGGCCGTAGCCAACTCCTGCCATCTCAACCACTGACATCTGGCAAGATTTTCTAATAACTTAGTGAAAATGATAAAAATTTATAACCATTCCACCATATCCTCAAGAGTGGCAATGGGGTATGACAGTAGGCTACCTTACATCAGTCACTTGAGAGAATCGTAAACTGGATCGAAACAAGTGAGTTAAATTATAAGACTCACAACTTTTTTTTAGAGAAGTCAactatatattatatatttattatttttataataaaaaaCACTTCAATGATAAGATGACAATTAGAGACTATCGCACAGTGTAACTTGCGAATATTGACAGCTTGGGAATATATAGCTGCCGAAGACAACAGTTATTTTGATTTGACAacactttcctattttcacaccaaacgAAATTCACTCACACGAACTACGCGATGAGCGTCACACTACGAAATTCAAGCAGCACCTTTCCGGACGTGGTTCACTCACAACTCCTTGTTGATGGACTGATCTCACACTCCGATACTACGCCAGGTCTAACAACTTTTGAATAGGTACACACCTACGAAACAGAATTACTTAAACGAGAATCCAAAGGAAATTTTACTCTGTTTATTGTCATATGGCACTTTACATTACTTAAGCTGTCTGAAATACACTGATTCCTCAGATTATTAATATTTGTAATCGTGTATCAGGTAATAAACAAGTTATATGTGTGTTTGTAGTAATGCAATTTAAACATAATGAGTTCAGCATCATGTTTCTTTTTAATAATAAGGGCGTTCAAATTCGTCTCGTGAGTGCCCCTTATTATTAACAAAGACAACACTGTGTTTCTCTTTCCGTGTCTCCAGAGATTCTCtcctttcgaagatcataatcatacAGTTGGCAATGAGTGCGAGGTTTCAACTTCTGATGTTTCATTTGCGCATTTATGCTGCTACCTGGTGAGCTTCTATATAACTATTGTCGGTATTGATGGAGTTACCATTTTAGACATGAGAGAGCAGCACCACATACTCGAGACAATATTGAAATTCTGACCCGGCCAAGTATGAACAAATGTGAATTTCATCTGGAGCCACGCGTTCATTGTATTCGATCTTCTTTCGTTCAACCGCTTGCGACAACAATCACTACCTGCATAACAAGTTGTGGACCGAAAGAATAAGAGACTGGAATCTATCTACCATGGTACGGTACCTGTATTCATTGGGAGCCTGTAGCCGCGATTGGGATTTAGAAGTACGGGGACAAAAGGTAGTACAGACGGCAAATTTCCGGGATTGTGGAATATAGCGGTCGCGGGGTGCACATCAAAACTGTAAAGAAAAGAggttacaaaatggtaagtttttttaagctctctgagcgaatttcgacagagaggtaaaggttgagatTTTACCAATAGTGcggtagtaatttttttttttgaatttttaattcagtactatacaataaaactttcaccaaaggaacaataattacacatgtatttctattaaatagaagtaaggcgtgtttatacaattaaaaaaatatttactgttTGACTACACAGCAAGAAACTAATACACTAAGGAGACCTTCAGGCTGACGAATGCGTGTGGCAAGCAGGTGAAACGCACCTTggcaaatatatatatgtatatatatatatatacaagatgcagcgaaattcgcgcactcgcgactcctcacatgccagcaataaaaacaatgtctctcacaaaacttcgtcctgcgagtatatccggaagaaaaagggcgttgaagagtggcaatctggcaacactgtaaccacatgtagggtaactacctctgtcagtacaAATTAGTTGGTGCCATTCTCTttggttggtgcagtggatagagttttgggttagcatgcaggaagtcGAGGGTTCGATTCTGGTTTGAGGTGCATTTTTTCTCATTTCCATCGAACATAATATACTGTAATGCAGTAAGACACcttttcttaggtcacatgtatcctacatttacaaaatttagtaacgctgaacacgctgtaacgcatctagtagatgaagtggtgcgaataaattcacgcccacgacgtggaaaaggcgtctttcaaagctgaccaatgaaaacgaatgttagtgtatttctaggatcgtagtatgtaagtgcgtgagcctccgtggctcagacgtcagtgcgtcggcctctcaccgctggattccgtggttcaaatcccggtcactccatgtgagatttgtgctggacaaagcggaggcgggacaggtttttctccgggtactccggttttccatgtcatctttcattccagcaacactctccattcacatttcatagcatctatcactcattaatataaatcactttgggagcggcgatcccatcgtaataacagcctatatctgattcattcattacatatctgacccggtcaaagactggaaaacaggttgtaggttttttcagtatgtaagtgcaaatgatttctagaggacccgctgcaatcgatgttgacgattaagatgccagataccatactacctggactacgtttaagaaataaaaaacatacggtacgcctcaacccagaatggacctctcgacctcctgcatgctaacccaaaactctatccactgcaccaactgtacagcacgacaaatttctgctgacagaggtagttaccctacatttggttacagtgttgccagattgccattcttcaacgtcctttttctcccggatatgttcgcgggacgaacttttgtgagagatattttttattgctggcatgtgaggagtcgcgctgccaCGCCCGAGTGCGCGATTTTCGCTTCACtctctatatacatatatatatgtatatatatgctttcccagagcttacaaatatatcaagctgactggcctgtaattatctgctttattttcttaattctttccCTTGTagactggggctactattgcaactatCCATTCTTTTAGTATTGCTCCTTTGTAATCAAGTATCACTATATCCctacccatagcctttaatatattcccagaaatgttatcaattccagttgcctttctagctttcaacttttgtatctttttgtaaatgtcttgaTTATCATCGGTAAATTTCAGTCACTCACCAGTATCAATCCACTCCTCTAACAGGACATTATCCCTATATCAatctacctttacatactgctgactgaatacttctgccttttgtaagtTCTCACATATACACctgccttgttcattaatgatttttgGAATGGAATGTCCtatctggagcctgtttctgccttaaagtatctatacatatcctttcaTTGCTCTTTAAAATTCATGTGGCTGCTAATTATGtctgccatcatgttacccttagctgattttttggctaaattcaatttcaatttcctagtaagctcctttAATCTCTCTACTCCTGCAAGaattcctaactctatttccttctaaTCTATACCTCcttcttaatatctttatttccctgttataatataacaggtccttatcacttttaaaggtacaaacctgctttcacactcctcaacaattgctttaaacccatcccataggttaacataaagaaatgaatgtgtaactggattaaagccactatatatatttatttaataaagccaagctttctgccaaattgcattggtcttcatcagggcatgtgaagttctgcctctGACAGTGACCAAataaattcttcgaaggaacgtgtaAGTCTTGACCATACCATCCACGGCccaccccactaactggactcaaggatcgccgcactgtgctgtggtggttgggaaggAAGTTACtaattcaccgccctctgttgacagtttcttgagtgtgtcctgctgtgccatggtggtgttatgcatgtatttctgcagtatggcagtacaggtctccatgtatttgataacttgaagccgtcttccctgttgaagttatttgggcgcagctctgtctctatggcttcccttacaagtCGAACATAGAAGAAGGTGCGATGAGCTTAGCCTGGtgaaagaggatttcatggtctgtactgtagaaatgttctgctatggcatactggcttatagcattctctgtggaggatgaaagagATACAtgctttaccgacctgatgtgttctttcaccctggtgctaacaagcctttatGTCATGCCAATATATAAGCAACCACAACCACGTGGAACTTCATAAATgtccggtgtttcaagatgtggtttttctttgactggtcgaaacggggatttgagcttctggtctgtggtgaaaactggaattgtattgtacttcctaagaatgcaccctattctgtcagttatacctgccacataaggaaggaatactttttcttTTCCCTGTAGTTTGGTTGGcactatccctgttaggctccttcatcttcacagctcgtgctatgtctcctgacgtatagccATTTTTCTTCATGGACGTTGCTagttctcttaatgcactcgagcggttatcagcgtctgcaacgttattcatcctagtaaataacgttcgaaggagagctgctttttggcaggGGTGGTGATAtgaggacttatgaaggtatctttcagaatgtgtaggtttcttgtacattgtatGGCCTAGTGTAGcatcattcttcttgtatactaacacatcaagaaaaggtaatttaccttcattttctacttccattgtgaacttgatctcaCTGTTCCAAAAATTTCatttaatgctttcccttccatgtggccagaccaaaAATATGTCATCCCAGTAACgttagaagcacttaggtttcaatggcacTATAGTTAATGCAGCAggctcaaagtgttccataaaaacattagcagccactggtgacaaaggttgtttagatttttatttactattttccattGAACATATTGTAATTGCTTTTTAAATTTCCCCATGCCTCTATTATCAaacatatggtactgtctaatagtcctacttttacaatattcctttctaccacatttacttttaattatgacaaaaacagcttcatgatcacttataccatctatcacttcagtttctctatagagcttatgtggttttattagcaccacgtctagaatatttctctttctagttggttccattacttcctggttcagctgtccttcccatattaacttatttaccttttgttggtcatgctttctgccattcacattcccttcccagttaaaaTTCGGTAAGTTCAGTTTTGTGTTGTTCCCagcataactgattatcttatcaaataattccatgtCGGgactgtacaccccaaaaacatcaagttgtctattatctttagagataagtcttacatctagaatttcatgtttctcatccttaattttttcatagcttacaaattattcctTCACccgtatgaatactccccctccccactcctatcattcctaacctgtctctacaataaacactccagttctgtgagaaaatttctgcatccataatatcacttgtCAGCCACAATTCAATTCCTGTTACAATATCCAGTAAacatatatctatcaaattacagtacttcattttattcctttctttacaatacttgtacagtttaacaccaacaattttatgtcatccttactggacttcatgcttcctatactgtcatcaccactcactagtccaccctgtttccctgattGTACATCCCtacaactcttctaaacaaaccccctaacttacacgtaccattgtggttcaagtgaaggctGTATGAGCATAGATCACTATCTCCTACCCTCCCATTAGGACCTACAAATCTCAACCCCAATGTCCCACATACGCATTCCACAGTCTCATTAAATCCCTGATCACCCTCCAGCCAgaatccctcctacatagtatccCACTGAAAACAGTCTCTGCTTCCTTAAGCTTTTTCCGTGCCatataaccagatcccacacatccctgaCTATGTTAGTACCTACTGTAtttctgcttgccttacgttattggcaCTAACGTGAAGAATTAACACTTTCTTCTTACCCCCCCTCCCTGCCACCGTTCTATTTTCCAaaatatctgccttaacctaattctgggataatactctacccttgttccctttcctccacacactttctccacatgccTAACAAATGAGTAACCCATGATCTGAGCCTCAACCCCACTCTCTTCATTATACCGCCTTCTCTCCTGGTCTCCCTGAACTTCCGTTATGCCTGCAGAGcccacttcctcctcccttctctccttctcactaccctgttccacctccctcttcctatgcTCTGATCTATGCTTTCCTTTCCTACTGGTTCCTTTCCTCTTGCTCTACCCCTCCTCCGTAACACCTGCCTAATTTCCATCTTCCCTCGTATGATCTACCTTCAGTGACTCATATAAGTTCCTCGCTGACACATCTCCTCAGCCCACCCCCTTGAGAAAAACCCTTAGCCCTCCTTTTTCTTCCCCTTCAATTTGCCCACCTATCTTCCACTTCTCCCCTTACTCCCGCCTTCCTGTCTAACTAccatatcctgtacattgattgagggagacCTTCCTTCTTTCCTGTCCTCTGTTACAAGTCTATCCCTCTTGAACTCACTACCTCTTCCCTCTCATCTTCCTTACTtcccactcacacccacagtccttaTGCCTGCCTCTCTCtgccattcttttatctcttcaaatAATGTGAAATAGTAATATGGAATTATAAACAGAAAATAGcgtattctaatttatttattcttgGCAAAAGAGACATCCGGACGCAATTGCAGGTCACCACAAGGATCCAGAATACAATACAACATTAAATATATAATGGAAATATAATATAATGAGTCATTATTATCGAATGACAATATAAATGGTGATTTAATATTGTCAAcgaatccttcaaaatatttaatgaaGGAGGAAGGAAATAATGTTTATTACAGAAAGATTTCATGACAACAATGCAAGCAGGAAACCaactgataaaataactacactacaattattcTAGGTAGACAAATTCTGATTATATAATGCTAGGAATAAGAGGCCAACTAGAGAAATGTGTAACAACACTAAATATGTATAggtatatatagattattattattattattattattattattattattattattattattattattattattattattatcatcatcatcattattaccagTATTACTTGCAAAAGCAAGAAAGATACTGTCTAATAAGAATATGCTATAATTCTAAAATGCTTAATCCTATCCTAACTATAACAATAGAATTCTAGTATGAGCTACATTTCTAGAGAGATATTTcccctactacacaaatattttgcaagaataaaataaacacactaatttctaatgaATTAACTACACCACAATAATTCTAAACTTCGTTCAGACGTATACTAATTATAATAGGTTATTACTACATgcaaacagaaatgaaaaaaatGCTGTTAAGTGTCAAAATTAGGAAGAACTACACAAGGATTACATAACAAAGCTGAACACATAGATggattattacaattattattactattttacccTGCTATGCTCTAATAAaacagaggagttcacccttagggggcttgttgaagcctttgtgtaagaaatgacacataaatttaacaggaagctgctgccttgcagatgtggcaggggactgctaagtctaagggagataaccctggcggaaaatcttctctaacgttagacctagcaagtcagttggagaatAATTGCAATCGCTTTCAAGACAAATACGAGCTTTGGATCGAAAAACTCAAGACAACGACAACAGCTAGGTGCATATGATGGCTTACAGTCTGAAGCTTAACCAGCTACGAAACACAAATCAGGACCCAGTTGCCGGATTGGAACATTGAATATTCTAACACtgacaaataaaactgaagaaatagttgatatgatggaaaggaggaaaattcttatcatggggatGAGTGAAACCAATTGGAAGGCAACAGGAATAAGACACCTCCGTCTAGACTATAAACTATACTGGTCTGGAAATAACTTGGagtcaagaaaataaaaatatcgaTGTTTGTAGCCAGGTTAAATTTCTCAGTGGTAGAATAATTGAAGTATCAGTAAATTGGAATGGAGACAAGTATCATATAATCGAGGTCTATGCTCCACAATCAGGATGTTCAAATGAAGGAAAAGAAGTCTTCCTATCCAAATTGGAAGAACATATGGATTGTGAAAATTCGGTAGtactgggagattttaatgctcaggaTGGATCAGACAGACTGTGCTATGAATCCTTCCTGTGTCCTCATGGAATGGGGAATAGAACGACAGAGGGCGAATATCTTGTAGATCTTTGTATGAGGAACAATATGGTTgtaagtaacacttggttcaagaaaagggacatgcgtaagatcacaagatatagttgggatgatCAATATGAAACTGTGATTGATTATATACTTGCCGACCAAGAAGTTTGGAAGATTGTAAatgatgtcaaagtaattcctagtgAAAATTTGGATGGAGACCACAGGCTGTTGGTTGCAGATATCATAAAGAGAAGACCTCCTAAAGTCTACGACGAAAGAACACTAACAATAAAAACTTGCAGATTTTCTGAACCAACGGTGAAGGAAATGTTTCCATAAAATGTTGGGTAGATGTTACCAAAAGAAGATCTGAGATCTGCAAATGAGGAATGGGATAACCTGAGGAGAGTATTGATGAAGACAGCTGAGAGAGTATGTGGAAGGcagagccaaataagaaaatccaaagaaacagcatggtggaaTGAGGATGTAAAAGCTGCCGTCAAAGCTACAAATGGCACAAGAAGAGCTTTGTACCATGCCAGAGTGCGAGGAAATCCAAGTGAAATCAAGGATAAACtatcattttacagagaaaaaaATATTACAGGTCAAAAGAATAGTTGGCAATGAGAGAAGGAAATGCAAAGAAGATCTTCCAATAGAATAGGGCAAGACAAACACAAGAAGCTCCTGTATagcattgttaaaaacaaaagaaatgataataatactaTCAACACAGCAGAGCTCGCAAATggagaggtaactagaaatgaaatattacaggagtttagtagatatttcaatcacttactgaactgCAATACAATTGACGACACACATGATGACCCTCTAAACCCTATAAATTATAATGTAGAAAGTTTGACCTGgctggaagtagagacagcaatatgtaaaatgaaaaacaacaagtctgcaggattggatgagttgagtgtggacatgatcaaagcacttggagaaTCTGGAATACAATGGTTGTAAAGAGTACTAAATCAAATTTGGGAAGAAAGTGAAATCCCCAGTTACtggaggcaaggagtgattattccactGATTAAGAAAGGTAACCAAAAGAAGTGTAGCAACTATAGAGACGTAACCCTTGtatctcatgggttaaaaatatatgagaccatcctggagagaaaagtcagaaaatttgttgaacctaaacttaaggaagaacaatatggatttagagtGAATAGATCAACGCTAGAACTCATTTTTTtgacaagaatgctctttgaaaaatggaagaatagaACTGTTATAGTtgtattgagaaggcatatgatcatgtaccatGTAAGCACATATGGAAATGTCTGAGACGTAAAaaagtgccagatgagattatagctcgaGTAAAACAACTATATCATGAGACAAAcagctgtgtgcaaatt is drawn from Anabrus simplex isolate iqAnaSimp1 chromosome 1, ASM4041472v1, whole genome shotgun sequence and contains these coding sequences:
- the LOC136874895 gene encoding beta-1-syntrophin isoform X2, which encodes MSVVEMAGVGYGRSGVLETHVRGQWYRVFVTLEDDYLSISLDESYENSTALNGSLNNNNNNNNIDSGTGLLDAVDVPESVANQKRLVRVVKSDNNGLGISIKGGKENKMPILISKIFKGMAADQTEQLYVGDAILSVNGEDLRDATHDEAVKALKRAGKVVELEGMYSLYCSTQR
- the LOC136874895 gene encoding beta-1-syntrophin isoform X1, which produces MSVVEMAGVGYGRSGVLETHVRGQWYRVFVTLEDDYLSISLDESYENSTALNGSLNNNNNNNNIDSGTGLLDAVDVPESVANQKRLVRVVKSDNNGLGISIKGGKENKMPILISKIFKGMAADQTEQLYVGDAILSVNGEDLRDATHDEAVKALKRAGKVVELEGKYWTGCLMDGSAYSELKNDLSY